A window of the Pogona vitticeps strain Pit_001003342236 chromosome 4, PviZW2.1, whole genome shotgun sequence genome harbors these coding sequences:
- the LOC110087981 gene encoding potassium voltage-gated channel subfamily A member 3, with amino-acid sequence MDEHLSLLCSPAAPSSGRHPRGGGGSSSRAGVRAGVVGSSHHNLGYSEQPFPEGVFSGPEEGLEEEGEEEEANDGVLEGGMTVVGGEDPLIDETQHPHALLGGERYDHPIAHTLPAPSHHTAGSGGNGEHECCERVVINISGLRFETQLKTLAQFPETLLGDPRKRMRYFDPLRNEYFFDRNRPSFDAILYYYQSGGRIRRPVNVPIDIFSEEIRFYQLGEEAMEKFREDEGFIREEQRPLPEKEFQRQVWLLFEYPESSGPARGIAIVSVLVILISIVIFCLETLPEFRDDRDYESTGGTFGTGVGPFMTDIFTNTSSPATSMVSSFTDPFFVVETLCIIWFSFELLVRFFACPSKPTFSKNIMNIIDIVAIIPYFITLGTELAERQGNGQQAMSLAILRVIRLVRVFRIFKLSRHSKGLQILGQTLKASMRELGLLIFFLFIGVILFSSAVYFAEADDPNSSFSSIPDAFWWAVVTMTTVGYGDMHPITIGGKIVGSLCAIAGVLTIALPVPVIVSNFNYFYHRETEGEEQAQYMHVGSCQHLSSTEELRKARSNSTLSKSEYMVIEEGGISNSAFKQAGFKTGNCTATNNPNCVNIKKIFTDV; translated from the coding sequence ATGGACGAGCACCTGAGTCTTCTATGCTCGCCGGCCGCCCCGTCTTCAGGCAGGCACCCGAGGGGCGGCGGAGGTAGCAGCAGCAGGGCCGGCGTCAGGGCCGGCGTCGTGGGGAGCAGCCACCACAACTTGGGCTACAGTGAGCAGCCGTTCCCCGAGGGCGTGTTCTCAGGCCCCGAGGAAGggctggaagaggaaggagaggaggaggaggcaaacgACGGGGTGCTGGAGGGTGGCATGACTGTGGTGGGTGGAGAGGACCCCCTGATCGACGAGACCCAGCACCCCCATGCTCTGCTGGGAGGAGAGCGCTATGATCATCCCATTGCCCACACCTTGCCTGCCCCCAGCCATCACACAGCGGGCAGTGGTGGCAACGGAGAGCACGAATGTTGTGAGCGGGTGGTGATCAACATTTCAGGCCTGCGTTTTGAGACCCAGCTCAAGACGTTGGCCCAGTTTCCTGAGACGCTACTGGGTGACCCCCGCAAAAGGATGCGCTACTTCGACCCACTACGCAATGAATATTTCTTTGACCGCAACCGGCCCAGCTTTGATGCCATCCTCTACTACTACCAGTCTGGAGGCCGCATCCGGCGTCCTGTCAATGTGCCCATTGACATCTTTTCAGAAGAGATTCGTTTTTATCAGTTGGGTGAAGAGGCCATGGAAAAATTTCGAGAAGATGAAGGTTTTATCCGTGAGGAACAGAGACCTCTGCCTGAGAAGGAGTTCCAGCGCCAGGTGTGGCTTCTCTTTGAGTATCCGGAAAGTTCTGGACCAGCTCGGGGTATTGCTATCGTTTCTGTCTTAGTTATTCTCATCTCCATTGTCATTTTTTGCCTGGAAACCTTGCCAGAGTTCAGAGATGACCGTGACTATGAAAGTACAGGAGGGACTTTTGGAACAGGTGTTGGACCTTTCATGACAGACATTTTCACCAATACTTCTTCTCCAGCAACGTCCATGGTATCCTCTTTCACTGATCCTTTTTTTGTGGTGGAAACTCTGTGCATCATCTGGTTCTCCTTTGAGCTGCTTGTCCGCTTCTTTGCTTGCCCCAGCAAGCCCACCTTCTCTAAGAACATTATGAACATCATTGACATAGTGGCCATTATACCTTATTTCATCACCTTGGGTACTGAGCTGGCCGAGAGGCAGGGGAATGGTCAGCAAGCAATGTCTCTTGCCATCCTCAGAGTCATCCGGCTAGTTAGAGTCTTCCGTATATTTAAGCTCTCTCGGCACTCCAAAGGCTTACAGATCTTGGGACAAACCCTCAAGGCCAGCATGAGAGAGCTGGGCTTactcattttcttcctcttcattggAGTTATCCTATTTTCTAGCGCGGTCTACTTTGCAGAAGCAGATGATCCTAACTCAAGTTTCAGCAGTATTCCTGATGCCTTTTGGTGGGCTGTTGTGACCATGACTACAGTGGGTTATGGGGACATGCACCCCATCACTATTGGGGGCAAAATAGTGGGGTCTCTCTGCGCCATAGCTGGAGTGTTGACCATTGCCTTGCCTGTTCCTGTGATAGTCTCCAACTTCAATTACTTTTACCACCGGGAAACAGAAGGTGAAGAACAAGCCCAATATATGCATGTTGGAAGCTGCCAGCATCTCTCCTCCACTGAAGAGCTAAGGAAGGCGCGTAGCAATTCCACTCTCAGCAAGTCCGAGTACATGGTGATAGAAGAGGGAGGCATTAGCAACAGTGCGTTCAAGCAGGCTGGCTTTAAAACAGGCAACTGCACAGCCACAAACAATCCCAATTGTGTGAATATTAAAAAGATCTTTACTGATGTTTAA